From the genome of Chaetodon trifascialis isolate fChaTrf1 chromosome 4, fChaTrf1.hap1, whole genome shotgun sequence:
TGAATCGTCAAGCCAAATATCAGGCAACTGAGACAGAAAATATCTTGAATCTTCCAAAAATTATGAATTAATCCATCCTAAGAACCTACATCAATAGAATCTCCATGTTTCATAATATAGAAATTGAGCCCTCAAATATTAATTTTTAGGCAGTTTGTTTTGGATGTAGTATGAAGATAATTGCATCCAGAAGATATAATTTGGTGGATTTTAATTTGGCTAACATTGATTTCTTAATAAGCAGCCTAAAGGTGAACCACATAAAAATGCTATGCATCATTGCCTCTCATTggttaatccatccatccatccatccatccatccatccatccatccatttcttGCAGTCATCTGGGTCCAGGCTGCCTTAGTTTACTCAGTGATCTCATTgggaattattattatataatgcTGGGAATTACTGGTATAAATGTGCTATAATAATAAATAGTTTATCGTCCCTACTGGCTTTCCATTGTACTTCCGGAGAGCATAATTGCGAAACAAGTATGAGGTTGTATTCTGTGTGGTATTAAAAAGACCCACAGTGGGTTCGTTCTAGTAGGAAGAAGCCACGTTACATCAAAAATAGAACAACTCTTGGCTTATTTGTTCTCTCCTGTATCACCCTTTgtgttctctttttttccccatgttATTCACAGGGCTGACAGCTCCTTCAACTTCATggccttcttcttcatcttcttcctccagtGTGTCTTGGCCCTCATCCAGACTATAGGCATCTCTGGCTGGGGAACCTGGTGAGTTGAATCAAACCGGCTTTGAAGACTGCATGCATGTTGCCTGCCAGTTTTCTCCCACAGAGTGGGTCAAATGATCAAGGCAGCTGAAAGATGTGGCTTCCATCAGACACTTGCATTTTCACACGTCTGTCCAAATTACGACGCTAAGAAAGAATTAACgctaaaataaaatgtaaagcTAACACACGATGAGGCTGTTAACAGAATTAGGTAGTCACACACCGTCTGCAgctttttacatttatatttctgGTCTGTTTGAGTTGTTGACGTGCTGTTGGCAGGCCGGTTTGCAGAATTATCAGCCTCTCGATGTTCAGTGTGAGTGAGGTATAAAGAGTATGTTCATCAAGTTCAGATAttccttcttttttattttattgtggaTTTTTTCCATTTAGTCAGAAAGAAGACATGCTTGAGTTGCGGAAAGATCAACTCTGTCAAACTCTGAACACTAAGGTGTCTAAATTTAGCAGATTTTGAACAAACTGTCATCTCCTGTGTCCTCACTGATATATTTTTGAAGTGATTTAAAACAATTATACAGTATTATTCACATTCGTGCCAATCAGCTTCCCAagttacatttctgtttttaatagttATTTGAGAAAATGCAATTGATTGAGGATGTATTACATCCACTGTACATTGAGTACATTGTAAGAATTTTAATGTCAACACACTCAATTTTACAGTCAGAATAGCTTTAATTATAATACTAATgctattttaataataatagtagtCATTTTTaaaccccttttttttcttttttagttaTGTATTTTAAGTTTCCATGATTGTACATCTGCCTGTGATAATAACATGTCCACTCATGATGCGATGTGCCTCATAAAGTCAGTTATGCTGTTGTCACCACACCTGTTTCCTCACTGCTTGATGGTTCAGTAGTAACTTTGGATATTTGTATTGAACCCACTTTGCTAATTGCATACTGTTCGATACACTAACCCGTGCTACTCCATCTCACTCTCACCAACACCTCAAAGCGGCTGGATTGCAACAGTGATGTTTTTCTCCCAAAATGTGGGCTCCGCTATAGTGATGCTTATCACAACTCTGCTCTTCACTCTGGTGACTGCTTTAATGGCACTGGTTCTCATTAAGGTGAGTGAACATATAcggtgaaaacacacacacttgcatttGGTTTTTGTTCCTCGTGTATATAATCCTCCAGAGACTtttgaaaacagacacaaataaacagtatggactcattttttcccttttcttttcatgtggcAGGTGCACAGAATGTACCGTGGCGGCGGGGGCAGTTTGGAGCGTGCTCAGGAGGAGTGGAGCACCGGGTTGTGGAAGAGTGCGCCCGTGAGGGAAGCGGGGTTCAATGCCGTCGCTCAGACGGCCCAGGGCCCGAGCTTGCCCCAGTACCCTGCCGCAGTGCCGAGCTACCCCGACAACAGTCACTGGTGATAGCAGAGAGTCGCCTCTAGGTGGAGACAGATAGCTGGCCATTTCTGTGGCGCACAAGAAGGCACTTCAAAGCGCCATATCGTTTCACCCTACATGACAAAATTCATAGACGTATTTTTTGAATGAGAGGACAGGATTGCTATTAAAAGTTTTATCAAAGAGTTTTGTCACCAAAGCTCATTAAAGCCGCAGCCTTGTAGTGCAGGGTTGTCTTCAAAACATACCATTCCATTTCAACTCTGTTTACATATAgattattcaaatgaaagagaaggaaacacatttttatgctCACCAGAAGTCTGCTGAGGAAAATGCATACAGTCTTGCAATTATGCAATTGGATACTCAAAAAGAGTGTGGGCTGTTTGTGGATTGCATTATGTGAGGGACGTGTGCCTTATGGACCTTTATGATAGCATTGTTTTACGTGTTCGCAGACTGCATGCTAGAAATCGTAGTATGCTAAAGAAcggggttttttttcttttgcaacaAGAGAACGTCTGCAAACTGCACGATTTTATACCTGTGTGTTAAGTGTGTTCTGGTAGGAGCTCAGTTTATTTTTGATACAATGTGCTTTATTCAGTATCCGTGCTTGCCTGCTTTGGCTGTGATTTCTTGAAATGCGCCTTAATGTTGCGTGCAGATTTTGCATGTGAAAAATATCTTGCTTGACTTTCGCCTTaagaagtttttgtttttaaactggaCTGGTGCGTAATCCTCCTCTGTGATTCCTCACTGAGCAGTGATGTGCCAAATACTCGATTCTTTCCATTATTTTGATACTGAACAAGAGCCACACCCAAAGTAGATGTTGTTTTGTACTCTCAGTATTCCTCAGTTTCTGTATTTCTAAAGCTACACTGTTTGCTTTTAGCGGTCAGCGCCCTGCTGTGAAAGCACCTTATCAGCTGCTGTCAATGTTCTAGTCACTTTCACTTTCCCCCAGATAGACAGAATTTTTGTGTTTAGTGATTGCACTTTGCTTGCATGCAGCCTAGCAAAGGAGTGGGACTGAACAGTAGTCTTATTTCAAAAGAACTGGCCTTGTGTAACCGATAGACACAAAAAACTGAACTGGCTCAAAATGACTGCAAATGGATCAGCAGTGAGGTGAAATcttgcatgtaaatgtagtcacAGTCTCTTTAAATGCAGTCTGATATTTCAAGCGTGGACTTACCCACTGGCATTCCAGCACACCTTGGCAAAGAACCTGATTAAACCCAGTGTTTGTGGAGTTTTGTGCAGGTGGTGCAACGCTTTCATCTCCTTTTATTTTGGCTCAATGATCCAGTCACAGCCTGTTGGAAACGTGAGCACCAACTGGAAGTGAAAGGTGCCCACTTCATGgtttgactgtttgtttttcttttcttgttacAAAAGTGTCCTTCGTGGCCAACTGCCAAAAttagtattttcatttttctctgttatttgataagtgatgaaatgaaacgGATACGTGAGAGTAACCTTTAAATATTGCAAAATTTCAATAAATATTCTTATTGCCACCGTGTGTCTGTCCAATATGAAtgttaaagacattttaatggttgaaatgtttggtgaaaatgtgagaaatggccaaaaagttacaaaatatagcaggtctgtgtttgtctggtcATAATCAAAGCTGTCGTCCATCTAGCGACCCAGTCGAGTGCTCAGTCCACTTTAATCCACTTTCACGCTGCAATGGTTACACTCTTAAAGTTAGATTTACTTAAGCAGTCTCTTCATGTCGTATTATTAATATCCTTTATCAGATGTGTTCACAgaggtgaacctcactccatccttgtgaacaactgagcctttccaggatgcccctttcatacccaatcatgattctatcacctgttaccaatcaacctgtttacctgtggaatgttccaaacaggtgtttttggagcgttccacatctttcccagtctttagttgagACATCTTGCTGCATCCCATTCAGattaagcagatatttacaaaaatcaatcaagttGATGAGTTAAAATCTTAAATATGTTGtcatatatgtcaaaaaggattagtaagttatcacattctgttttgtgtttttggttgaaTTTGgggtgtttttacattttcGTATCTTGACAACTGTGTTGTCCTTGAATGCACCTAAAACAAACTGATACTCCAGAAAGAAATGTCATTGATGGCAGTTGTTCTGGACCACCGTCCACCGCTCGGCCCACGTGGGGTCTGGATGCCCACGTGTGCTGTGGTTTTTTTCTGTATCCCTTGTTCTCAGCGTAGAGATCTCTCACCCTGGCAAAGAGATGACACTGCCGTATTGATTTATTCAGAAGCGTTCGAAGAAAGTGAGTGTGGGATAAAAAGCCCTGTGAGCATCATAGCAAAAAAACGTAGAAGACAGCATGAACTAAAAAGTAAGCGAAGAAACCTCATTAAATCTTGGGAGGAAAAGTAGGGCTGatgagcaagagagagggcagcttaaaaaaaagtgatttctgAAACTTAAAAACAACTCTGTATAAGCCCACTGGCTTTTTTTAGAATAAAGAAACTCAAAACAATAGCTGACAAGTGGTTTGCCTTAATTCCCCGGTGTAAATAGGCCTCTGCACATGAAGCATGAAAGcggtttttttttgttttgtttttttaaaaaagcccTGCAAAATCTGGGCAACTGCATCAGCAATATTTTattaattgtaattttattgGACCAATATAGGTTAACCTTAATTCTGTTTATGACAACTTCCTCATACAGCACTGTTGAATAATTGAGCAGAGACCCACTTCAAGCCTTTCATATCTACAGTacgtgcagcagctctgagcgcTGTTGTTAATGACAGAGTGCGAAAAACACGGAGCAGATTCAGGCGACTTTCCTGTAATTTCGTTGGGTCTCAGACTCACTcggcaaaaacaaacatgtctgagGTAATTGTGGagtcactgtttttttgttgatatttttgcGCCACACAATCCACAGGAGGATCTGCTGGGAAACATCAAGGCAACCAGCCTGTCGCTTAAACTTCCAGCATCACtttcaaataaatgtctgtGAGAGAGACGTTAATCATTACTGACTGCTAGACACATGTCAAATtctcaataaagttttttttttattcccaaCAAGGGCTGCATTTTCCAAAGTTTGACATCAAAAACTCAAAGTCTTATCTGTGCTGCGTCTCTGATGCAAAGAGCCGATTCGCTGACAGAAGCGCACACCCACGCTTCTGCATCCCAGTGACACGTTAGCTCGCTGTCAGTGATGATATAACATTTAGTGGAGtgaaataatcttttttttattcattggCATTTgaatgcttacacacacacacacagatgcatttgTAGTTCATTAACAGCCATCTGGAAATAAAAGAGTAGCACAGGCTATTTATCAATCATGAACACAACCAGAGACTCGATTCTCTGATGaatgttgttttaaataaaagccataaaatgaaatgtgtcaaGGATCACAAGTATTATAATTGCTGAAATAAAAACTtcattgtgacaaataaataGCTGGAAAAAAGGTCTTGGCTCTACAGAAAATATACACCAAGTGTATTCACAATTTATCAttatacaaaaaaatacatatacaaaAAAGGACTTTTCAGCAGTTTCCTGGAGTGAAAATTCCACCAGGAGAATCCTGAAAAGCGTGTGCAGTGAACATCAGTGGCCCAGTCTGAGTATGGAAATGACAGACGGTGGCAACGGGACACCAGTCAAAAGAATTTATAATGCGAAAACCTCTTCTCCAGCGGTGCATCTATAGGAAGATAATTAGTCCACTGTCGTCGGCCTTCGACTGAATTCTATACCTCAGCAGAGTCAAATCTCTGACTCATCATTTATGTATCCCAGACCGTCCAGACTTGAAATGTTGGCCATAGGTGTGAAGTGGTGCTCCCCGTTCCCTTTGAAGTCAACAGCAGAGTGATTATTATTGGCACTGAAAGGTCTTCCACACTCAGGCCCCAGGAGCTTTATCTCTGAAGTTCTGTTCTGGATGTGCATGTATTCGGCTGACTGCCTTTTCCCCTCGCTTTCACTGGAGCGCTGCGCAAACTTGAAACATCCCCAACGTCCTTGGCTCCACATAAAAAATATGACCCCCATCAGGCAGAGGCAAAGCAGCGAAAGCAGAGCCACCGCCACCTCCAAATGAGTCACCCTGCCAGGGTTGCTTTGAGTCTCGGGGGACAACGGGTCCTCGTTTGGCGGCCGCGctgttgcagccatttttcGACCGTGGTTAGTGCCAGAGGAATTTGTCACCTCATTGCCGGGAGTAGCGCTGCCCCCGCCTCCTGGGCCCGAGGCGAGCTGTAATTGATAAGCCGCCACAGTCCTGTTGTACGTTCTGCCGCTGATCTGCTCTACGGAGTGGCAGGTGTACAGGCCAGCGTCCGATTCGGAGGCACTCAGGATGAGGAGGCCCCCGCTGTAGATGTAGtatttgttgttggagtgaagtGTTTGGTCAGAGAATCGCCACAGGACCTGCGCCAAGTTGGAGTGGATCTGGCAGGGCAGCTGGATGTTGTTCTCAGGAACTAGGGTAAAGTCCACAGCAGCTACTGgatctaaaaacacacacacacatggttgGCCCCACTGCATACTAATGAGTGAAGGCTGCTGGGATGCCGTTTCCTCCCAGTAATGCATGCAAATAGCATCCTGTGAGGGGACGTACCTGGCTGAGGACATTGTGAGGCGTCTCCTTCCTTCAGACTCTGTAGTGCAGGCTTTGAGGAGGGTGACGAGCTGTGGACTGAGGAGCACTGCTGGGCGGTGAAGTCCCAGGCACAGTAGGGATCCCTGGCCAGGATGCAGTCCACACAGGTGTCATAGCGGCTGCAGTTACTGACCGGCATCTGGATGGCACCGAACTCTGAACCTGCATACAGCTGGCCCTATGTTTGCACAGACACCCATTAACAAACCAATAGCATGTAATCTTTATTACATTGAAGCCTCTTTATTGGCTGTTTGTGGCAATTAAGTGACAACATATTTAAAATTAGATAACTTCAGACTGAAGCTTACTGTGCAATATTTGCcaagaaaaacatcagtcaACAGTAAAATCATCTATAATCATGATGAGCTAACAAACCGTGCTGCCATTACACTGAACCTGCTATGAATTACCTTGCTGGACAGGAGGCGCAGGGTGCTTATAGGCACAGGGTTTTCGTACAGTTGAATCTCCTCAATGATGAGCATCTCTCCACCGTAGTTGACAGCCTTCTGCACGTAACCGTTTTCTATCAGGACACAAAAAAAAGGACCATTTAATACCCATTTAGCACAAGACAAACATTAACCAAGATCCTGGTTTTGATATACCCTCTtattactgtgtgttactgaaCAAACCACACAGTCCCAATGAAACAGACTGTTAAACCATTATAAGTAATAGCTTCTTAAACTTTCaatgacattttcacattgaaTGAGAAATACCAAGTTTTGTCTGGCTTTAAGTTTAATTTAAGCTAATTATCTAAGAGCTCACAATATTTCCTCTTCTACTTTAATCTTAGTAGAGCTGCACCCACATAGTCAAAGCTTACCGGTGCCGATGAACATGACGGCGTATCTCTGTCCGTCCAGCGCCAACACACTGTCCACTACAATCCGAGTCAGCAGAGCTCCCCTCTTGACCAGCATCGGCCCTCCTGTCAAAGGCCGAACAGCCTCGTCCATCAGGGGGCGGTCCCTGATGAACTGGAGGGTTTTGTCAGGAAGGTCGAGGGAGCGGTTCATCCCCATTTTACGTGCCACATTATTGAtgcactgaaacagaaaactttAGTTTAGAACTGAGGGGGTTTCAGGCAGGCCCTGCATGCTTTAATATCCAGTATGACCTCTTTAGActcaccgctcctggtctgggAACGGGCACCTCTCCAGTGTACATCACCCACTTGACGTGAGATGTCTCCACAGCGACAGGCGTCTTAAACTTGCCCTCGCTGAAAATGTCTCGAATGGCCGacacactgtatgcacacactgcagaggtCTGGGACAAGCTCCTGGACACACCAAGTCAAACACGTAGTCAAACAAACTGCCAAATGTTTGTTTGACTTGTAGgactttgactttttaaatctttaattaatgtgtcaaattaaaatattaacTGCTTAATGCCTTCTATTCGAATGGACACAATgaatcaaatggaaaaaaactctaatttgaggtttttgttttgtcttttgacCACCAACAGCTTTTTATTCGTCCTTACTGACTTCTCAGTTTACTTCCCACCATGCCGCACGCCAACGCCCACCCTAAGCCATTTGTTTTGGTTGTAAGCACTTACGACTGCGGCGTGAAGACAGCGTAGAAGACGCTCTTCCTCCAGTCATCGTGCTTCAGCAGGAAGACATCCTGGACAATGGGGGGCAGGCTGGGTTCAGGGAGGGAACAATCCAGACGTGCTTTCAGGAACGACGTCCATTTCCTCTGTAGTGTCCGCTGGCCGCCCATATCCCCCTAAACGCAGAGACAGAGCGCTCTGTCATGTGCAACTATGCAGATATTCCACTTAACCACAACAACCAGAGCAGCGTCAGACAGGGAGCGTGAGGCCAAACACAGAATCAAGCTGGAATGTAAACCTTCTCTGGCTTACCAAAAACAGTTGGCAGACAGtccatttccatgttttcaatGTCTCTGAAAATATTAAAGGTCCCACAGAAACTACATTTTCATACTGAACTTAGTTATACCTTGCAGACACGGGCCACTCGAGACACTGCAACTTTGCTGTAGAAGTCGTACTCCATGGCATTCTCGCTGAAGAACAAGTAGACCTTATCGTCATCACCATCAGGACTATCAAGACTCTCACCCACAAAGTCCATGTAGACAAAGTTTGGCTCTGAAATCACAGAACATGACATTAGCGCTCAGGACTAGCGcagaaaaatctaaaatgttTGATCTGCCTCCGTTTGGTTTAAGAATACTGTATCTACAAATATCATCGAGTGCATCATGCACAAGTATTATCTGTTGCTGCAGTCGACTCTAAACTATGCACACCATTATATAAAACTTTAAATGGCCGGGTTTTGCAGAGGAGGAACTCACCACTGAGCCAGGAGCTCTTAAACTCAGTGCGGAGAGCCAAGTCCGAGGTACGCAGAACCACAGGCTCAGAGCCCAAGAAGTTGATGGATGTAGCAGAATACAGGTCATTTCCTGTTGGACAGGAACAAGAGATCAGGGAAAATTCCATTATTTATATTGAGTTGGAACAATATCTCATTTATATGCCTACTAATGGACTGAACCAACTAGCTTTTTTTCTGACTAATTAGTGCATATTTGGAGTGAGCAGGTAGCACTAGCAAGGGCACCGGGTGACATTTGCAAAGCATTCGGTGCTCCGGTCTTGTGGCTAGTGAAATTTGCACACAGTTATCATACCCTGATCTTTTCTGTTGGTGGACTTTGAATGCTCAGCAGTATTTCGTGCTTTGTTCCCTTTGGCTGCAAATCTGACTCAGACACTCACCAACCATGAGGGAGGAGTATCTCTGGAAGGGATCAAAAGGACActtccccttcccctcctcctgctttccctccagcctcagctgtccATTAACAAACGTCTGTTGgaaacaaagggagagagaggaaaggaaaactTTTTAAGAACTCAtccaatgaaaatcaagtttttaacaTATGGTGTTTTCAATATGCTATGAGTCGACGCCGTGCCTGAGCATTTCCTCCTTGGAACTGCAGTGGACCAATCACAAACATGGATTCAGATGGCCAGGGTTTCATAAGTCACATAACGAAGTAATCAATCATATCAATTTGCCGTTTAGAGCTGTAGCGTGACGTAGCTGAGGAGAAGCAGGTGTGGCTACGTATCGGTGTTTTGTAAGATAGgtttcactattttcaaaaTGATCTCTTTTCAGTTGCAAAGCTGCAAAGGAAGAAATGGTGACCCTCCATGTGTTATCAGTCTGAAAATCCAAGAGCCAAAAAACCGACCAGCCAACGCGCTGGTCAGTTTATTTTTGTCAGGTTTTATCTGTTTACCAAAGTTAGGCTGCCAGTGGCACGATGATTCATGTCGCACGCTGAGGGGACACTTTACAAACTTAACTAGACTTCACAAAAAGATTCAGCCCTGATTCCTCAGCAGGAAGCAGTGGCCTTGGGGCAGAGTGCCAAGGACGAGGTTGGGAGGTCGTCCATGGGATGCAGTTTATATGCCACCAGACATATCATgagcaaaataagcagtcaaCACCATGGCTGAGCATTTCCACCTTTGGCGCTGCAGTGGACCAATGACAGACAGGCAAGGTTTCATGTCACATATATAGCTGAATAACTCCTATATCACAACTTGCCATTGCGTAGCGTACAGTAGCTagcaaaacagacaacaaacagaggtttgtgtgtttgatgagaagaGATGAAGGTGAACAGGTACGCTCGAGCTGCAGGAGAGCGacggaggggtgggtggagatagaggCAGAGGACGATTTGGATCGACGCATACTGAACAAAGGCAAAGGTATGGCGTTACATCTAAGTCATTTTAAGACATGAAGGGATTTTCAGGGTTTAACCAATGCCAGGAGAGGAACTTTGAGCGATGGACCtgttggttttgatcttttttgtggatttgttgacaataaaaacatatagAATGCCAACTTCATCctttaaacatgcaaaaccactgAAGAGCTTGAAGGAGCCAGTGACAGGTTTATAATCAAAGTAAAGGGAAAAGGGCAGAGGTGCTGCCTACAGACACACTTTATAAAATCCTCTCGGCTAACTGCGTACTCTGCTGTGTACTCACCATATAATCACAGGTGGGGCTAAAAGCGTTTGTGCCACACACGTACATCGCAGTGTCATTCACTCTGTGCAGGGTCCGAATGTAGTTCCGGCATTCCACCTGCAACAAGATCCAGCAGAGAGAATGCCAAGGTCAGAGCTTTGTTAGTTCAGCcgcaaaaacacaaacatgccacATGCACATACTGGCTGCACTGGCTGCCTGGAGTTGAGCTGGTGACCAGAAGGTCAAGGCTGTGTACATGCATTTTCTTCTCAAGCCTTTATTTGGACATGCAGTTTGAAGCTGCGAGCAAAGCACTTCAAAGAGAATTCTGTGTTACttgaaaaggcaaaaaaaaaaaggctcccATATAAATGATTTACAAATGCAAAGCGATAAACTGCATAGGGGAGTAAACTGCATCTTTTAAGGCCATATCCTTGCCCTAGAAGTAAAAATTAGCATGCACTGTTTTGACAGACATTACACAAACCTCAGCGTGTTTTCCTTTGTATGTGcactccctctgcttctcctctgtaACTCGCCAATACACCTGCATCAACAGAGGGAAAGTGTCTTGTCAAAGCATGCAGGAACGGTGTCGCAACCCCACAACACAACAGTGGAGCTGGAGCCCATCTACCCTCACATATTTCCTTGTTTGTCTAACAGCAAGACCAGCCAGTACACTGCAGAGGGGGGACATCGATAGCTCTTCAGTTGGGACTCTTAGCTGTGTAACTACAATTACGAATCAACAGACCTCAGTCTAGAACTCAACAAGACCATCTCG
Proteins encoded in this window:
- the scamp4 gene encoding secretory carrier-associated membrane protein 4, producing the protein MADRTNNFPPLPQFLKIKPCFYQNIEEEIPAPHQQLVRRVYMLWMMYSGTLCANVISCIAWWAGGGGATNFGFSLLWLILFSPCSYTCWFRPLYKAFRADSSFNFMAFFFIFFLQCVLALIQTIGISGWGTCGWIATVMFFSQNVGSAIVMLITTLLFTLVTALMALVLIKVHRMYRGGGGSLERAQEEWSTGLWKSAPVREAGFNAVAQTAQGPSLPQYPAAVPSYPDNSHW
- the LOC139330093 gene encoding semaphorin-4E; translation: MSLLLALSLICGLMLNVSFSTLSSHYCVPRKTVPYQNELKSFREEGIFNYSTMLMRDDLGVLLLGAREAIYALDINNVSVRKAAVYWRVTEEKQRECTYKGKHAEVECRNYIRTLHRVNDTAMYVCGTNAFSPTCDYMTFVNGQLRLEGKQEEGKGKCPFDPFQRYSSLMVGNDLYSATSINFLGSEPVVLRTSDLALRTEFKSSWLSEPNFVYMDFVGESLDSPDGDDDKVYLFFSENAMEYDFYSKVAVSRVARVCKGDMGGQRTLQRKWTSFLKARLDCSLPEPSLPPIVQDVFLLKHDDWRKSVFYAVFTPQSSLSQTSAVCAYSVSAIRDIFSEGKFKTPVAVETSHVKWVMYTGEVPVPRPGACINNVARKMGMNRSLDLPDKTLQFIRDRPLMDEAVRPLTGGPMLVKRGALLTRIVVDSVLALDGQRYAVMFIGTENGYVQKAVNYGGEMLIIEEIQLYENPVPISTLRLLSSKGQLYAGSEFGAIQMPVSNCSRYDTCVDCILARDPYCAWDFTAQQCSSVHSSSPSSKPALQSLKEGDASQCPQPDPVAAVDFTLVPENNIQLPCQIHSNLAQVLWRFSDQTLHSNNKYYIYSGGLLILSASESDAGLYTCHSVEQISGRTYNRTVAAYQLQLASGPGGGGSATPGNEVTNSSGTNHGRKMAATARPPNEDPLSPETQSNPGRVTHLEVAVALLSLLCLCLMGVIFFMWSQGRWGCFKFAQRSSESEGKRQSAEYMHIQNRTSEIKLLGPECGRPFSANNNHSAVDFKGNGEHHFTPMANISSLDGLGYINDESEI